The genomic interval tttttttttaaatgataaatgtctGACACTTCCTGGATTAATGTCAAATTTCAGAAAAAGGAACCTTGACCTTAAAACTGACCAAGTTTGTGTACAAAAAGTTGTTCAAATACAAGAAGACTTCTGCAGCTGTAGTGCAACATGTTCAGTTTCCTTTTAACTATGTGTCCATATTATGACTCACTTGTGTAACGCTGAAGCAGCAGAAGTGAGTGCTTTGAGTTTGGATATACTGAGCATGGCAGATGCAGACCTGATGTGGCTCCGAGATAGCAATTCCAATTGATTGtaaaaaaagtcaaagtaaTATTTGTTCAGATCAACGGCTCAGATGTCTTAAAATTACACAGACAGGTCAATCGTGACACGCATTTCCCCCTGCTGCAGAGGAGGTATAATGTTTCTGATAATTCAATTAGTTTAAAATGACACTGATAATATATCTAATGTTGATAAGTAACTGTATTAATGAATTTAAATTTGAAACAGTCTACTCAACCTGGCTTGTACATATATTCAAACTAcctgttttaacatttactcaagagagtgtttttaaaatctttgaTATCTAATTACTTTTTTgttgtctctttgtttctttaacaGTCCTGATAAACTTTCTGTCAAAACTTGGACTGGAGAAATTCTATCCCAACAAGCTCACTCTTCGATCCCTCTTGGAGATCAACAAAAGCAGCGTGTATGATGAAGCTGTTTCATCAGTGGAGGAGATCCCGTGGTGTTTCCTCAGGAGACTCTTCAGAATCAATGCAGAATGCAGAGACTGTACTCAGTTATCAAACACAGATAATGATGAGGAGGAtaacagtgatgaagatgactATGACAAAGACCTTTATACTGCAGATGACTCTGCAGACAATCAGGTAAATCCACTTGACCTCATAGTAGCTCTCTTTCTTTGTGCTGACAGCTTCTTGCAACAAGAAATGGCCTCGAAGATGTCAATGTGCCAGTTTTCTGTCCCACTGCTGTTGCCCCATGGAAACAAAAGTCAGTGTACCTTGATGCTGTGGGCTCTGAGAGACATCGTCAAAGAGTGGCGACCACATGATATATCTGAATCAAAGGGGTTTGTTGAAAACAACATTGTCCATGCAGATATACCATTCTACTCTTTTGTGAGGCTGAAAAACTGCAGCTTATCCAAGTCTCAGATTCTAAACAATCTTCTGAGCCGTGGCCAACTGAATCAAAACATGTTCATTCACAGGGATATGGAAGGAGGTTCACTTGACAAAAGTGTTGCAGGTGGATTGGTAGAGGTTTGCTGGTACCTTCCATGTGGTACTGAAAACACTGATGCGTTTCCAAAACCAACTGTTCTGGCAAATTTGAGAGGAGACATTGATCTGTCGCTCACTCAGTTCAGCTTCCTATTCAAAGTGTCGACTGCTACCTTTGTATTCTTGGACAAAGTTGAAGAAAACGAGCACAAGATCCTGACTTCACTGATTCCTCAAGATGTCAGATCCAAACTGTTCTTAGTTGTTAATCAGAAGGATGGGAATGCCGAAGAAGACATGTCAGTGAAAGCATTAAAGAAAGAACTAGATCTACCAAAGACCAATGTGAAAACCAAAGACCGAAGGGTTAACGTGGCAGAGTTTTCAAAGAGACTTCGTGTGGCTATCAAGAAATTGTTGACTGATGTAAACACAACAGTAAGCATTGTAAATATGATTGAAAAAGCGGTTGAACTTGGTCTGTCCGAGGATGAAGgcaaaactcacaaacaaaagaaagcgGCTGAAGAGATAATGCTAGGCACTAGTAAACAAAGTATACCAGACTACAAGAAACAACAACTTCCACTGCAAGGAGAAAACTGGAAAAAGTTATCACAGTTAGAGATGGAGGACTGTAGGATGAAAGATGCTGGTGAATCAGGGGGGGAACATTATAAATCTAtgttacagaaagaaaaacaaagaattgTGAAGGAGCAAATGGAACAACAGCTGTCCATGGGAATGAAAACTTTTGTTGAAACATTATCCACGGATGACAAAGACAGAAGAGATTATTTTCTGAAGTGGATGAAATTCATGTTAATTGCACATTCTCGGGAGAAACTGACCGAACTGCGCAAAGAATCTAAAGAACAGTGCAGCAAAAAAGATACAAAACCCATCGCAGAGTTGGATCAGGCTTTGCTGGAAAGCTCTTTGGGTCTGGAGCATTACATGAGAGAGATGGGGCTGATCTATGAGTTTTCCTCACAGTCACAACAAACTGATGATACAATAACTCGTCTTCCTGGTTTGGCTGCTGAAATGCTGCTGGATGGATATCCTTTAGAGCTTCTTGATGGAGATGCCTCCAACATCCCACAGAGATGGGTGACAGATGTGCTGATGGAGCTCCACAACAAGGTTGGAGGGAAGAGCAGACTGTTGGTGCTGACTGTGCTGGGGGTTCAAAGCACAGGGAAGTCAACTCTTCTTAACACCATGTTTGGTGTACAGTTTCCTGTCAGCAGTGGCAGATGCACAAGAGGAGCCTACATGCTCTTTCTCAGAGTAGGTGAAGACATGCGAAACCAGTTAAACTATGACTTCATAATTCTCATTGACACAGAGGGTCTTAGGTCTCCTTCTTTAGCACAGCTGGAGGACAGCTATGAGCATGACAACCAGCTGGCAACTCTTGTTATTGGCTTAAGTGATGTCACCATCATCAATGTTGCAATGGAGAACTTCACTGAAATGAAAGATTTTTTGCAGATTGCAACTCATGCATTCTTGAGGATGAAGAAAATTGGGAAAAAGCCAGTTTGCCACTTTGTGCACCAAAATGTTGGTGGAGTTTCTGCCCATGCAAAGACCCTGACAGAGAGAAAGGTTATTTTGGACCAACTCAATGAAATGACCCAAATCGCAGCCAAAATGGAAAGACATCCCTCCATAAAGTTATTCACAGATGTGATGGACTATGACTTGGAAAAAAATAACTGGTACATCCCAGGACTGTGGCACGGGACTCCACCGATGGCTCCCGTCAACACAGGTTACAGTGAAGCTGTCGCAGATTTCAAGAGAAATCTCTTAGAAACagtaaaaagagacaaaggTGATGATGTGTCCAAGATCCCTGAGTTTCTAGAGTGGATGAGAAGTCTCTGGAGAGCAGTCATGTTTGAGAACTTCAtctttggcttcagaaacactcTGGTGGCTAACGCCTATGACAACCTTTGCAAAGAGTTCAGTCAATGGGAATGGGAGTTCAGAAGAGAGATCTCCATCTGGGAAGAAGCAGCTGAAATTGAAATCTTAAATGCTGACAACAAGCTTGATCATTGGACTGAAATGGTTGAATCCAAAAAGTCTGAAGTATCGAAGAAAATAGCAGACCAACAAACAATAATGCATCAGAAACTCGTGGACTACTACAAAAGGAAAGATGGACACGTGAATCTGATAGAAAAATTCAAAAGTGGATTTTTTAACCAAATCAAGAGTCTGGCAAAAGAAATCCAACATTCAGCAAACAGTGACTTGGATCGTGCACTTGAGTACAAAAAAAGTTCACAAAAGGCAGAAGACCttcagagaaaacacagagaagtgaTTGAAGAACGGATCATGAAACTCTTGAGTGACTGCAAAAAACGCTCACTGTCTGAAGAGGAACTGGAAGAAGAGTTTGAAAAGATGTGGGCTGAGGTCACTGTAAATGTATCTGGCCTGAAAGAAAAAGATATGCCTGCTGAAATCTTCGACCAGTTAAAGAAACATCTCTTAAATCTCAATGTCAGTGAAGAATTAAGCAAAATCACAGACCTCAGAGAAAGTGGGTTGGGGCAATTCAAGGCCAAAACTGAacacataaacatgaaaaatgttctaaatttcttttttcagaaAAATATACAGAGAGAACTCCAGAGCCTGGCAGACGATGTGATTGAGTCTTTCACACAGTTTGTGGAAGACATtgcaaaaacagagagagattaTCATGAATCTTTCACAAAGGATCTCTTAGAAAAGATCGATGAATCCCTGAAGCAGAGCAGAAAGAAATGCAAGCAGAAGTTTGTCACTGACCTGAAACTCCACATTTGTGGAATTGCTACAAGAGAGTTCCTGCAGATGCACAGGAAATACTTGATTAGAAGAGATCCAAAACTTaagctggaggagaagaagaagcagtacATGTCCAATTTTATTGATCTATGCAAAGAGAGAGACCACTTCCAACGCAAAGCAACTGACTATGTCAGAAGTTGTATCAAACCTGCTGTTGAGGACTACATCACTAGATCTCTGGGAGTAGAGATTTTGGATGAAATCTGCCATTCAGCAGAGTACAGTTCCCGCTCCTTTTTCCAGTACAACATCCAGGAAGAGTTGCTGCTAAAGGAAGACTTTGACAGTTTTGTCAAGTACATCCGGAGGTACGAAACTTATATGAAGAGCTGGATCTTCAAGCACATCCGACAAAAAATGTCAGAGGACCAGACTCTGTGCAAGCTGAAGAATAAAGTTCTGCAGGTCATAGTCGACAAAATCTCAGAAGCAATAAAGCAGTCCACAAAATGCACTGATGGCACTTTGTTGCCAGATAGCAAGGAAAGCATCCCAGCCCTCATCAACAACATACGCAGGTATTTGATCAAAGACATCTCAATTTCAGAGGAGGATGAAAAAACCACCCTATTCCAAATTCAATGCACAAGCCAACAGTTTATCAACAGCCTCAAAATCTCTCTGGAGGACTTAAAtaaagagctgcaggaggaactcACAAAGTCTAACATCTCTGAGACTCTTAAGAAACTCCCCACCAAACCACATGTTGAGCTCTTTAAGAGGGTGTTTGGCTGTGGACGTCAATGTCCATTTTGTAAAGTTCCCTGTGAGGCTGCAGGCAAAGATCACGAGAAGCATCATGCTGCTTTGCATCGGCCTCAAGGTCTTGCTGCGTACAGGGATGAAGAAACTGAGAAGTTGCTTGAAACCCTGTGTACAACAGATGTCCACGGTGAAGGTATATTCATGAATGCAGATACTGAATGGGAGGCGCATCCTTACAAGGAGTACACTAAGTACTACCCAGACTGGCACATTCCTCCTGACCGCACTATAACGGCCTCTGACTACTGGAAGTATGTCCTGGTAACATACAATGACAGATTTGctgaaaaatacaaatgcaaGTCCGCTGATGTACCAGAGGCCTGGAGGAGTATCACAAAGGAACAAGCACTGAAAAGCTTGAAAGAAGCCTTTAACGTAAAGTGAACACTGTACAACCCTGACAGATATCCTCTAACAGACACATGAACATGTGAGAGGCTTCCCATATGCAAATGTTCAATAGAAGAAGAGGAATAAGAGACCCTGACAGGACTGGAAGCGTTCGAGCATTCAGCAGAACAATGAGTCGAATGAGAGAGAACGACAAATGATGAGTCTAATGAGGACGATGTAATCCCTTTTGAGTTTgtgacttttttcttttcaaagatgCCGACAAAACATGTTCATACTGAGCTTTACACAGTGAGATGCTGACAATGACTAAGATAATCATGAACTCAAAGACATGAAAGCGAATATCATGTTACTTCTTTTTTGTACCTCTTGTTTCTTCTACTTctctgaagttgttttttcacGTTCATGCTGATATATTGATTTATAACTGTGTGTAATTTAACATGTGCTCATAACAAGGATTGCAATGATAATAATGTTCTTTAAGACAGCAtgaaaaagatgtttttatgtttattctGTGACtctgatgttttaatgttgttataTGGCTGTGTGCATTATACCTGGTAACAcagtaatgatgatgatgaaatgatGATGATATACTTTAACAATCATGAGGAGAATATGAGATGTTTTTCCATGTTTATGTTCAAATGGTTCAtttgttgcctcacagctggaTTTACAAAACTGTGtgtaagaaaacacacaagaggAAAATGAGAGTATTTGATGCAGTCAGAAAATAAGAAATGTAGAAAAATTACCTTTGACTTGATGTATCTACACTAAAGGTTTGACTTAAACACGAtcttattgtgttttaaatatattgtgttttgtgttattgATGTATTTGCTCTGCTCTGGAGAGAGCTCAAGAAGCTGATGCTCTGGATGATAATGctcaagaaaaaataaacatgttttctaaaatgtcatcacagtttttaagatttttgtgttttattttttcttcttcttctttagtaAAGGTGAGACatgatatttttgtgtgtgtattgatgAAGTCAGTAAATGTGTAATATAAATCTTGGCTGGTCATGTTGTTATGTTATCTTAAGAAACCAGGAGGAATAGTGAGGCCACATTTTGTTAACTCATACAGATGATGATGTGATGAAGGTAAAGGAGAGAGATGCATGCTGTCATATTTGTTAACAGTTTCtgaattctgctttgatttgacttttttggtgtgaaatgttatttttttgttctttattcaAGTCGATCAGAGATATTGATGATATATTTTCAAAGATTATTGGAAAACAAATTATTGTGAAAGAAATACTTCAATGACTTTTGTCAGATGTAAAGTCATAAATGTGATTAAAGTTTCAGGATAAATAcatttctctgtcatttttaatctttttaacaATCAGAATAACATCTCACATTTGCACATTTAACTccacattattaataataacgAGCCAGACTTTAATCCTTGAGTCCTTGAATAACACTACTCTAAACTATAACTCTTTTCAGCTGTTAGTCAGTAACATATCTTGTTATAATCACACTAAGAGTCTATGGAAAGCATTTATGAACACTAGTTATCCAAAGCTGCAGTCTAAAAACACTGTTTGATTCACGTTGTatacttgttttattatatgATTGTTAATATACTGAGAATAATACACAGTAATGTGCTCCAGTGTATGGGCCAGTCTACCTGCTCTAAATCAGTGGGTCATGCTGGCTGCTTCACCTTCATCTATGTGGCTCTAAGCTCTCCCTGACGCTCTCAGACATAATTTTCACTAAACACCTCCTCCTCACTGTAAAGATTACTTCCTGTTACTAGATTAATCAAAGACTTATATTGTC from Notolabrus celidotus isolate fNotCel1 chromosome 3, fNotCel1.pri, whole genome shotgun sequence carries:
- the LOC117810432 gene encoding up-regulator of cell proliferation-like, which codes for MDGGEPTVLINFLSKLGLEKFYPNKLTLRSLLEINKSSVYDEAVSSVEEIPWCFLRRLFRINAECRDCTQLSNTDNDEEDNSDEDDYDKDLYTADDSADNQVNPLDLIVALFLCADSFLQQEMASKMSMCQFSVPLLLPHGNKSQCTLMLWALRDIVKEWRPHDISESKGFVENNIVHADIPFYSFVRLKNCSLSKSQILNNLLSRGQLNQNMFIHRDMEGGSLDKSVAGGLVEVCWYLPCGTENTDAFPKPTVLANLRGDIDLSLTQFSFLFKVSTATFVFLDKVEENEHKILTSLIPQDVRSKLFLVVNQKDGNAEEDMSVKALKKELDLPKTNVKTKDRRVNVAEFSKRLRVAIKKLLTDVNTTVSIVNMIEKAVELGLSEDEGKTHKQKKAAEEIMLGTSKQSIPDYKKQQLPLQGENWKKLSQLEMEDCRMKDAGESGGEHYKSMLQKEKQRIVKEQMEQQLSMGMKTFVETLSTDDKDRRDYFLKWMKFMLIAHSREKLTELRKESKEQCSKKDTKPIAELDQALLESSLGLEHYMREMGLIYEFSSQSQQTDDTITRLPGLAAEMLLDGYPLELLDGDASNIPQRWVTDVLMELHNKVGGKSRLLVLTVLGVQSTGKSTLLNTMFGVQFPVSSGRCTRGAYMLFLRVGEDMRNQLNYDFIILIDTEGLRSPSLAQLEDSYEHDNQLATLVIGLSDVTIINVAMENFTEMKDFLQIATHAFLRMKKIGKKPVCHFVHQNVGGVSAHAKTLTERKVILDQLNEMTQIAAKMERHPSIKLFTDVMDYDLEKNNWYIPGLWHGTPPMAPVNTGYSEAVADFKRNLLETVKRDKGDDVSKIPEFLEWMRSLWRAVMFENFIFGFRNTLVANAYDNLCKEFSQWEWEFRREISIWEEAAEIEILNADNKLDHWTEMVESKKSEVSKKIADQQTIMHQKLVDYYKRKDGHVNLIEKFKSGFFNQIKSLAKEIQHSANSDLDRALEYKKSSQKAEDLQRKHREVIEERIMKLLSDCKKRSLSEEELEEEFEKMWAEVTVNVSGLKEKDMPAEIFDQLKKHLLNLNVSEELSKITDLRESGLGQFKAKTEHINMKNVLNFFFQKNIQRELQSLADDVIESFTQFVEDIAKTERDYHESFTKDLLEKIDESLKQSRKKCKQKFVTDLKLHICGIATREFLQMHRKYLIRRDPKLKLEEKKKQYMSNFIDLCKERDHFQRKATDYVRSCIKPAVEDYITRSLGVEILDEICHSAEYSSRSFFQYNIQEELLLKEDFDSFVKYIRRYETYMKSWIFKHIRQKMSEDQTLCKLKNKVLQVIVDKISEAIKQSTKCTDGTLLPDSKESIPALINNIRRYLIKDISISEEDEKTTLFQIQCTSQQFINSLKISLEDLNKELQEELTKSNISETLKKLPTKPHVELFKRVFGCGRQCPFCKVPCEAAGKDHEKHHAALHRPQGLAAYRDEETEKLLETLCTTDVHGEGIFMNADTEWEAHPYKEYTKYYPDWHIPPDRTITASDYWKYVLVTYNDRFAEKYKCKSADVPEAWRSITKEQALKSLKEAFNVK